One window of Leifsonia sp. AK011 genomic DNA carries:
- a CDS encoding LysR family transcriptional regulator, with amino-acid sequence MALNAWRLRILDVFARAGTVRAAADELVLSPSTVSQQLAVLESETGVPLFERSGRALSLTPAGLLLVERSRELLDHMDAIESELTDVATEPVGHVRLGGFASSLSSLLIPAVQRLAAEHPRLTVDLLEIEPRESVTAVHQGRLDLVVTVDEADGTLMSPSLTVIPLSSDPLMAVLPAEHPLAAHERVALADLAGERWALDHEGTYLGDLVPRECRLAGFEPRVAGRFSSYGVMLAHVAEAGSVAVLPELAVDRRMPVVARPVASLADRAIVIALRTGNAVRPALRLVVDALAATANS; translated from the coding sequence CAACGCGTGGCGGCTCAGGATTCTCGACGTCTTCGCCCGCGCGGGAACCGTCCGCGCGGCGGCCGACGAGCTCGTGCTGAGCCCCTCGACGGTCTCGCAGCAGCTCGCCGTGCTCGAGTCGGAGACGGGCGTGCCCCTCTTCGAGCGCAGCGGTCGTGCGCTGAGCCTCACGCCGGCGGGCCTGCTCCTGGTCGAGCGTTCGCGCGAGTTGCTCGACCATATGGACGCGATCGAGTCTGAGCTGACGGATGTCGCGACCGAACCGGTCGGCCATGTGCGCCTGGGTGGGTTCGCGAGTTCCCTCTCCTCGCTCCTGATTCCCGCGGTGCAGCGTCTCGCAGCGGAGCACCCACGCCTCACCGTGGATCTCCTCGAGATCGAACCGCGCGAATCGGTGACCGCGGTGCACCAGGGTCGCCTCGATCTCGTCGTCACCGTCGACGAAGCGGACGGCACCCTCATGTCGCCCTCCCTCACCGTGATCCCGCTGTCGTCGGACCCGCTCATGGCGGTACTACCGGCCGAGCATCCGCTCGCTGCCCACGAGCGCGTCGCGCTCGCCGACCTCGCGGGGGAGCGCTGGGCCCTCGACCACGAGGGCACCTACCTCGGTGACCTCGTCCCGCGGGAGTGCCGGCTCGCCGGCTTCGAACCACGGGTGGCGGGCCGCTTCTCGAGCTACGGCGTGATGCTCGCCCACGTCGCCGAGGCCGGTTCGGTAGCGGTGCTGCCCGAGCTCGCCGTGGACCGTCGGATGCCCGTGGTTGCCCGCCCCGTGGCATCCCTCGCCGACCGCGCCATCGTCATCGCCCTCCGCACCGGCAACGCGGTGCGCCCGGCCCTCCGCTTGGTCGTTGACGCACTTGCCGCGACCGCTAATTCGTGA
- a CDS encoding alpha/beta fold hydrolase yields MLATYHWGSSGPRILLVHGLSSSAESWWRVVEELAPHARLTAVDLRGHGSSPAGERYTVADYAADLPREDWDAVVGHSLGGAAAVVAASQPGFARSLVLLDPVLEVPEAEFEAVAADQIAELALDEASIAEAKPHWHERDRAAKLAGVRAVVPDAVGRTFTDAGEWNVVAEARALAVPTLILSGDPAVYTMLDPELARSLAESNPSIEYRVITGAGHSPQRDVPEVTLDALRERLLGHQRE; encoded by the coding sequence ATGCTCGCCACCTACCACTGGGGCAGTTCCGGCCCGCGCATTCTCCTCGTTCACGGGCTCAGTTCGTCCGCGGAGTCGTGGTGGCGGGTCGTCGAGGAACTCGCGCCTCACGCGCGACTGACCGCGGTCGATCTTCGCGGCCACGGCTCCTCCCCCGCGGGCGAGCGGTACACGGTGGCGGACTACGCCGCCGACCTTCCCCGCGAGGACTGGGACGCGGTCGTCGGGCACTCGCTCGGCGGCGCCGCCGCCGTGGTGGCCGCCTCCCAGCCAGGCTTCGCGCGATCCCTCGTGCTGCTCGATCCCGTGCTCGAGGTGCCGGAGGCCGAGTTCGAGGCGGTTGCGGCCGACCAGATCGCCGAGCTGGCCCTGGATGAGGCATCCATCGCCGAGGCCAAGCCGCACTGGCACGAGCGCGACCGGGCAGCGAAGCTCGCGGGCGTGCGCGCGGTGGTCCCGGATGCCGTCGGCCGCACCTTCACCGATGCCGGCGAGTGGAACGTGGTCGCCGAGGCCCGCGCGCTCGCGGTGCCGACCCTCATCCTCTCCGGCGACCCCGCCGTGTACACGATGCTCGACCCCGAGCTCGCGCGATCACTCGCCGAGTCGAATCCATCGATCGAATACCGCGTGATCACCGGCGCGGGCCACTCGCCACAGCGGGACGTGCCCGAGGTGACCCTCGACGCACTCCGCGAGCGACTGCTGGGTCACCAGCGCGAGTGA
- a CDS encoding LLM class flavin-dependent oxidoreductase, which produces MAEQVQFGLDTFGDVTLAPDGSAISQAQVIRNVVAEGVLADELGLDFFGVGEHHREDFAISAPETVLAGIATQTKNIHLGSAVTVLSSDDPIRVYQRFATVDALSHGRAEVILGRGSFTESFPLFGFNLAQYEELFEQKLDLFSKLITEEPVTWSGSFRTPLQDQNVYPRTEGGHIRTWVGVGGSPESVVRAARYDLPLVLAIIGGDPERFAPYVELFHRALAQMEKPDLPVAVHSPGHVADTDEEAAEQFWEPYRGMRDRIGRERGWPPMDIAEFRHEIEHGALYLGSPETVARKMATKIKALGVQRFDLKYSAGSLPHETMMHSIELYGSKVVPMVKEMLAE; this is translated from the coding sequence ATGGCAGAGCAGGTCCAGTTCGGACTCGACACCTTCGGAGACGTGACGCTGGCGCCGGATGGCTCGGCCATCAGCCAGGCGCAGGTGATCCGCAACGTGGTCGCAGAGGGCGTGCTCGCCGACGAGCTCGGCCTCGACTTCTTCGGCGTTGGTGAGCATCACCGCGAGGACTTCGCCATCTCGGCACCGGAGACGGTGCTCGCGGGCATCGCCACCCAGACCAAGAACATCCACCTCGGCTCCGCCGTCACCGTGCTCTCATCCGACGACCCGATCCGCGTCTACCAGCGCTTCGCCACGGTGGATGCCCTGTCCCACGGCCGCGCGGAGGTCATCCTCGGTCGCGGCTCCTTCACCGAGTCGTTCCCGCTCTTCGGCTTCAATCTCGCCCAGTACGAGGAACTCTTCGAGCAGAAGCTCGACCTCTTCAGCAAGCTCATCACGGAGGAGCCGGTCACCTGGAGCGGCAGCTTCCGCACCCCGCTCCAGGACCAGAATGTGTACCCGCGGACGGAGGGCGGACACATCCGCACCTGGGTCGGAGTCGGTGGCAGTCCCGAGTCCGTCGTGCGAGCAGCACGGTACGACCTGCCGCTCGTGCTGGCCATCATCGGCGGCGACCCGGAGCGGTTCGCGCCCTACGTGGAGCTCTTCCACCGCGCCCTTGCCCAGATGGAGAAGCCCGACCTGCCGGTGGCGGTCCACTCTCCCGGTCACGTTGCCGACACCGACGAGGAGGCGGCAGAGCAGTTCTGGGAGCCGTACCGCGGAATGCGCGACCGCATCGGCCGTGAGCGCGGCTGGCCTCCCATGGACATCGCCGAGTTCCGCCACGAGATCGAGCACGGAGCGCTCTACCTCGGTTCGCCGGAGACGGTCGCGCGCAAGATGGCGACGAAGATCAAGGCCCTCGGCGTGCAGCGCTTCGACCTCAAGTACTCGGCGGGGTCCCTTCCGCACGAGACGATGATGCACTCGATCGAACTGTATGGCTCGAAGGTCGTGCCGATGGTCAAGGAGATGCTCGCGGAGTAG
- a CDS encoding low molecular weight phosphatase family protein yields MQSAFTVLTVCSGNIARSPLMALLLADRLGDRVDVISAGTIATPGEPMTDEALAVAARLGVDGRAHRSQVLTADLIANADLVLTATREHRADVARLQPIASRRTFTLREFARLATTVDSTTLDELPDGSERGPELVRAVAARRGVVPPLVNPADDDLDDPFRREESVYDRVGAEIDAAVTTLVSVVAAADGARAE; encoded by the coding sequence ATGCAGTCGGCATTCACCGTGCTCACCGTGTGCAGCGGCAACATCGCACGCTCCCCGCTCATGGCCCTCCTGCTCGCCGATCGCCTCGGTGACCGCGTCGATGTCATCAGTGCAGGCACCATCGCGACGCCAGGGGAGCCGATGACCGACGAGGCTCTCGCCGTTGCGGCGCGGCTGGGAGTGGACGGCCGCGCCCACCGATCGCAGGTTCTCACCGCCGACCTCATCGCGAACGCCGACCTCGTTCTCACGGCAACGCGCGAGCATAGGGCGGATGTCGCGAGACTCCAGCCCATCGCATCCCGCCGCACGTTCACCCTTCGTGAGTTCGCACGGCTGGCGACCACCGTCGATTCCACCACGCTCGACGAGCTGCCGGATGGCTCCGAGCGCGGGCCGGAACTGGTGCGAGCCGTCGCGGCCAGGCGTGGAGTCGTGCCACCCCTCGTGAACCCGGCCGATGACGATCTCGACGACCCGTTCCGTCGTGAGGAATCGGTCTACGACCGCGTCGGTGCCGAGATCGACGCTGCGGTGACCACGCTCGTGTCCGTGGTGGCCGCAGCGGACGGCGCGCGTGCCGAGTAG
- a CDS encoding glycosyltransferase family 1 protein has protein sequence MSERPIYLNMAFVGQRVTGQQRFATEISRRISAQSTVIPVFVPSWIRSRALRWLWVQLILPFTTRRGTLVSLTARAPLVHPRHVVVVHDLFPLTNPEWFSPLFAAVQATLLRAHLRFARKIAVVSEPMAEEVRRRARPGMEIVLVPNAPSEIFLSRKETQSGLLERLKLVPAGYLLVVGSMDPRKNLPRIVEAYDAMSDEQKRALPLVVVGSGSSIFSGSDVEWPSGVIRAGYVRDDELVDLYSNARATVFGSLAEGFGLPVVEAAACGSPLLLSNIEVFRWLCGGTATYFDPLSTASIAGVLRLVMDTEPRGEHQGLREVSSRFSWERSADQLLDAVTGPARAGLPVG, from the coding sequence ATGAGCGAACGACCCATCTACCTGAACATGGCCTTCGTCGGCCAGCGGGTCACCGGCCAGCAACGATTCGCCACCGAGATCTCGCGCCGCATCAGCGCGCAGTCGACCGTCATCCCCGTCTTCGTCCCCTCGTGGATCCGCAGCCGCGCGCTGCGGTGGCTCTGGGTCCAGCTCATCCTCCCGTTCACGACCCGACGCGGCACCCTCGTGAGCCTCACCGCGCGGGCACCCCTCGTGCACCCTCGCCACGTCGTGGTGGTCCACGACCTGTTCCCACTCACCAACCCAGAGTGGTTCTCCCCGCTCTTCGCCGCGGTTCAGGCGACTCTTCTGCGAGCGCACCTGAGATTCGCACGCAAGATCGCGGTCGTGAGCGAACCCATGGCCGAGGAGGTGCGTCGGCGCGCGCGCCCCGGCATGGAGATCGTGCTCGTGCCGAATGCCCCGAGTGAGATCTTCCTGAGCCGCAAGGAGACCCAGTCCGGCCTTCTCGAGCGCCTGAAGCTCGTGCCTGCCGGTTACCTGCTCGTCGTCGGGAGCATGGATCCCCGCAAGAACCTCCCGCGCATCGTCGAGGCGTACGACGCCATGTCGGACGAGCAGAAGCGCGCCCTTCCGTTGGTTGTTGTGGGCTCGGGCAGCAGTATTTTCAGTGGATCGGACGTCGAATGGCCGAGTGGCGTCATCCGTGCGGGGTACGTGCGCGACGACGAACTGGTCGACCTCTACTCGAACGCCCGGGCCACCGTTTTCGGCAGCCTCGCCGAGGGCTTCGGTCTGCCGGTGGTCGAGGCGGCGGCGTGCGGGTCGCCTCTCCTGCTGTCGAACATCGAGGTCTTCCGCTGGCTGTGCGGCGGCACCGCAACGTACTTCGACCCGCTGAGCACCGCGAGCATCGCCGGTGTGCTGCGCCTCGTGATGGACACCGAGCCGCGTGGCGAGCACCAGGGGCTCCGCGAGGTCTCCTCGAGGTTCTCGTGGGAGCGCTCGGCCGACCAGCTGCTCGACGCCGTCACCGGTCCCGCGCGGGCGGGACTCCCGGTTGGATGA
- a CDS encoding alpha/beta fold hydrolase — protein sequence MGWLRRFLSTFRRTRPPLLHIAADVGEGPVIILLHGIASSAATFRRVLPQLDDRYRCISLDLLGFGESPAPPDATYTIEEHVASIRATIDSLRLRAPFILVGHSLGALLAARYTAQNPGHVSRLVLASPPVYLSPSELSDPVARAQVGLYLRAYEFLRANRDFTMATASALSRLMRLGSVLEVTDRNWNAFILSLKNCIESQTTVSDISRVSVPIDVVYGTLDQFIAPGTLRIIAQMRHVTMHKVDANDHLVRSRLARKLVSVIG from the coding sequence ATGGGCTGGCTACGTCGTTTCCTCTCGACGTTCCGCCGCACGCGACCGCCCCTTCTCCATATCGCCGCAGACGTGGGGGAGGGGCCGGTCATCATCCTGCTCCACGGCATCGCATCGTCCGCCGCGACCTTCCGCCGCGTCCTCCCTCAGTTGGATGACCGGTACCGCTGCATCAGCCTCGATCTGCTGGGGTTCGGTGAGTCTCCGGCGCCGCCGGATGCCACGTACACGATCGAGGAGCACGTGGCATCCATCAGGGCCACCATCGATTCGCTGAGGCTCCGAGCGCCGTTCATCCTCGTCGGGCATTCGCTGGGTGCCCTTCTCGCCGCGCGCTACACGGCACAGAACCCCGGCCATGTTTCCCGGCTGGTGCTCGCCAGCCCTCCCGTCTACCTCTCGCCCTCGGAGTTGAGCGACCCCGTCGCCCGGGCGCAGGTCGGCCTCTACCTGCGTGCCTACGAGTTCCTCCGGGCCAACCGCGACTTCACGATGGCGACGGCCTCCGCGCTCTCCCGGCTTATGCGCCTGGGTTCGGTGCTCGAGGTCACCGACCGCAACTGGAATGCGTTCATCCTGAGTCTCAAGAACTGCATCGAATCGCAGACCACCGTCTCTGACATCTCGCGGGTGTCGGTGCCCATCGATGTCGTCTACGGCACGCTCGACCAGTTCATCGCCCCGGGCACCCTGCGCATCATCGCGCAGATGCGCCACGTGACCATGCACAAGGTCGATGCCAACGATCATCTTGTGAGGTCGCGCCTGGCCAGGAAGCTCGTCTCCGTCATCGGCTGA
- a CDS encoding polysaccharide biosynthesis tyrosine autokinase — translation MELRDYFRVLRRSWILIALSFLVAVGIAATISLVQTPQFSASSKVFVSTQAGETPQDLVQGNNFTQARVKTYASLVTTPIVLDSVIDNVGLDISAAELALQISASSPLDTTLITITVTDTDPRRAANIANAASQSLSAVVREIESTGESLSPVKLTRVQKATVPTDAVSPNIPLNIALGIFIGLVIGILAAVLREVLDTRIRNERDIEALTDIPIIGGIAFDPRAVERPLIVHEDPRSPRAESFRSLRTNLQFLDIERPSQAFVTTSAVEQEGKSTTSANLAISMADAGKRVLLIDADLRRPKVADYMGLEGAVGLTDVLIGKAKLTDVIQPWGSGSLSVLPAGTVPPNPSELLSSAAMQKLVNYVLEKFDAVIFDAPPLLPVTDAAILAKKVGGVILVVAAGRTHKNQVRGVLTSLRNAGADASGIVITMLPSKGPDAYGYGRYGYYGYGSGTAAAEEIPAP, via the coding sequence GTGGAGCTTCGCGATTACTTCCGTGTGCTCCGGCGCAGCTGGATTCTCATTGCCCTGAGCTTCCTCGTGGCCGTCGGTATCGCTGCGACGATCTCCCTTGTGCAGACGCCGCAGTTCAGCGCATCGTCGAAGGTCTTCGTCTCCACCCAGGCCGGTGAGACCCCACAGGATCTCGTGCAGGGCAACAACTTCACGCAGGCCAGGGTCAAGACCTACGCGTCACTCGTGACGACCCCCATCGTGCTCGACTCGGTGATCGACAACGTCGGTCTCGACATCTCGGCTGCGGAACTCGCCCTCCAGATCAGCGCGTCGTCGCCGCTCGATACGACACTCATCACCATCACGGTGACCGACACCGACCCGCGCCGTGCCGCGAACATCGCCAACGCGGCATCGCAGAGCCTGTCGGCTGTCGTGCGCGAGATCGAGTCCACCGGCGAGAGCCTGTCGCCCGTGAAGCTCACCCGGGTGCAGAAGGCCACGGTGCCGACGGATGCCGTGAGCCCCAACATCCCGCTCAACATCGCGCTCGGCATCTTCATCGGTCTCGTGATCGGCATCCTCGCGGCCGTGCTGCGCGAAGTGCTGGATACGCGCATCCGCAACGAGCGGGACATCGAGGCCCTCACCGACATCCCGATCATCGGTGGTATCGCCTTCGACCCTCGGGCCGTCGAGCGACCCCTCATCGTGCACGAGGATCCGCGCAGCCCGCGGGCCGAGTCGTTCCGATCGCTGCGCACGAACCTCCAGTTCCTCGACATCGAGCGCCCGTCGCAGGCCTTCGTGACGACGTCAGCAGTCGAGCAGGAGGGCAAGAGCACGACGTCGGCGAACCTCGCGATCTCCATGGCGGACGCGGGCAAGCGTGTGCTGCTCATCGATGCGGACCTCCGCCGCCCCAAGGTCGCCGACTACATGGGGCTCGAGGGGGCCGTCGGCCTCACCGATGTGCTCATCGGCAAGGCGAAGCTCACCGACGTCATCCAGCCGTGGGGCTCCGGTTCGCTCTCGGTGCTCCCCGCTGGCACGGTGCCGCCCAACCCGAGCGAACTCCTCAGCTCGGCGGCGATGCAGAAGCTCGTCAACTACGTGCTCGAGAAGTTCGATGCCGTGATCTTCGACGCACCCCCGCTGCTTCCCGTGACGGATGCCGCGATCCTCGCCAAGAAGGTCGGTGGCGTCATCCTCGTGGTCGCTGCGGGCCGCACGCACAAGAACCAGGTGCGGGGCGTTCTCACGTCCCTGCGCAACGCCGGGGCGGATGCCTCGGGCATCGTCATCACGATGCTCCCCTCGAAGGGACCCGACGCCTACGGCTATGGGCGCTATGGCTACTATGGGTACGGTTCCGGCACAGCTGCCGCCGAGGAGATACCCGCTCCTTAG
- a CDS encoding YoaK family protein, which yields MRTLSPPQFAGATSLSALAGYVDAIAFIYLGGFFVSFMSGNTTVGSVELVQGGDWGTAFAIVGAFVVGVMAGTVVSRARSGSAAWVLSLVAVLLLAGTLLSGTGIPIVFPALLISAGMGAVNTVFARDGQPALGLTYMTGALVKMAQELVSAFTGGSRTAWLRQFALWLAIAIGAIAGAAAYGWLGITAMWLAVAVAVIAVVVTAASRRRTR from the coding sequence ATGAGAACCCTCTCGCCGCCGCAGTTCGCCGGTGCCACCTCACTTTCCGCTCTCGCCGGATACGTGGATGCCATCGCCTTCATCTACCTCGGGGGCTTCTTCGTCTCCTTCATGAGCGGCAACACGACCGTGGGCAGCGTCGAACTCGTGCAGGGCGGCGACTGGGGCACCGCGTTCGCGATCGTGGGCGCCTTCGTCGTGGGAGTCATGGCCGGCACGGTGGTGTCGCGCGCCCGGAGCGGCTCCGCAGCGTGGGTGCTGTCCCTCGTGGCGGTGTTGCTGCTCGCGGGCACGCTGCTCTCCGGGACGGGCATCCCTATCGTTTTCCCGGCTCTCCTCATTTCGGCGGGCATGGGCGCCGTGAACACGGTCTTCGCGCGCGACGGCCAGCCAGCCTTGGGCCTCACCTACATGACCGGGGCGCTCGTCAAGATGGCGCAGGAGCTGGTCAGCGCGTTCACCGGCGGTAGCCGAACGGCATGGTTGAGGCAGTTCGCCCTGTGGCTCGCGATCGCGATCGGTGCGATCGCGGGTGCCGCTGCCTACGGGTGGCTGGGCATCACCGCGATGTGGCTGGCCGTCGCGGTGGCAGTCATTGCGGTGGTCGTGACCGCAGCTTCCCGGCGCCGCACCCGTTAG
- a CDS encoding aldo/keto reductase — MDTRTTSRLGRDISVIGLGTWQLGADWGDVSEADARAILDASVESGVTIFDTADVYGDGRSEEIIGGYLADRSDLDIFVATKMGRRLDQVPENYSMANFREWTDRSRRNLQRDTLDLVQLHCPPTAVYVEDRTYDALDTLVEEGAIARYGVSVETVEQALLAIARPNVTSVQIILNAFRLKPLDAVLPAALEAGVAVIARVPLASGLLSGKYTKDTVFAENDHRTFNRQGEAFDVGETFSGVDFESGVAAAREFAEFADSQGLTPPVAALAWLAQLSGVTTVIPGARTVRQAQSNASAGSVARLTPEFTAQVRDLYDRYFREAIHSRW; from the coding sequence ATGGACACTCGCACCACCTCGCGGCTCGGCCGCGACATCTCCGTCATCGGACTCGGAACCTGGCAGCTCGGCGCCGACTGGGGGGACGTCAGTGAGGCGGATGCCCGTGCCATCCTCGACGCGTCCGTCGAGTCCGGCGTGACGATCTTCGACACGGCAGACGTCTACGGGGACGGCCGGAGCGAGGAGATCATCGGAGGCTACCTCGCCGACCGTTCCGACCTCGACATCTTCGTGGCCACGAAGATGGGCCGCCGTCTCGACCAGGTCCCGGAGAACTACTCGATGGCGAACTTCCGCGAGTGGACGGACCGCTCGCGCCGCAACCTCCAGCGCGACACGCTCGATCTCGTGCAGCTCCACTGCCCGCCCACGGCCGTGTACGTGGAGGACCGCACCTACGACGCGCTCGACACCCTCGTCGAGGAGGGCGCGATCGCACGCTACGGCGTCAGCGTCGAGACCGTTGAGCAGGCGCTCCTGGCCATCGCGCGACCGAACGTCACGAGCGTGCAGATCATCCTCAATGCCTTCCGTCTGAAGCCGCTCGACGCGGTGCTGCCCGCCGCCCTCGAGGCGGGCGTGGCGGTCATCGCCCGTGTGCCCCTCGCCTCGGGCCTGCTCAGCGGCAAGTACACCAAGGACACGGTCTTCGCCGAGAATGACCACCGCACCTTCAACCGTCAGGGCGAGGCCTTCGACGTGGGCGAGACGTTCTCGGGTGTCGACTTCGAGTCCGGGGTCGCCGCCGCCCGTGAGTTCGCGGAGTTCGCCGATTCGCAGGGGCTCACGCCGCCGGTTGCCGCACTCGCGTGGCTTGCCCAGTTGTCGGGCGTGACGACGGTGATCCCCGGCGCGCGCACGGTGCGCCAAGCGCAGTCGAACGCGTCAGCAGGCTCGGTTGCTCGTCTCACGCCGGAGTTCACCGCGCAGGTGCGCGACCTCTACGACCGCTACTTCCGTGAGGCGATTCACTCGCGCTGGTGA
- a CDS encoding DUF4349 domain-containing protein has protein sequence MRRILILPTALVLATLALSGCTAGSSSDMGVRDAGSGANPEKMSEEGAALDTAANPEASADREVIVTGWLTVTVEDPLEASSEAIKIAESVGGRVDGRDETAPTEGDRGRATLTLRLPADDLTETLDKLKALGEVQELSLTSNDVTMATQDLDARISALSASIDRLEALLTTATDTDNLIALETAISDRQAQLESMEAERRYYADQVSLSTVTLNLVSVADAPVQEPITFLDGLAAGWNAFVGFFAGLVVVFGVLLPWIVFAALITGVVLFIVRWRKRAKARTADAAAGASTPVES, from the coding sequence ATGAGGCGCATTCTGATTCTTCCCACGGCCCTGGTGCTCGCCACCCTCGCGCTGTCGGGATGCACCGCGGGAAGCTCGTCCGATATGGGCGTTCGCGACGCGGGCTCCGGCGCGAACCCCGAGAAGATGTCGGAGGAGGGAGCCGCTCTCGATACGGCGGCGAACCCCGAGGCATCCGCCGACCGCGAGGTGATCGTGACCGGGTGGCTGACGGTGACGGTGGAGGACCCGCTTGAGGCATCGTCCGAAGCCATCAAGATCGCCGAGTCGGTAGGCGGCCGCGTGGACGGTCGTGACGAGACCGCACCCACCGAGGGTGACCGGGGCAGGGCAACCCTCACCCTGCGGCTGCCGGCGGACGACCTCACCGAGACACTCGACAAACTCAAGGCCCTCGGCGAGGTGCAGGAGCTGTCGCTCACATCGAACGACGTGACGATGGCAACGCAGGATCTCGACGCGCGCATCAGCGCCCTGAGCGCCTCGATCGACCGACTCGAGGCCCTCCTCACGACGGCAACCGATACCGACAACCTCATCGCACTCGAGACCGCCATCTCCGACCGCCAGGCGCAGCTCGAGAGCATGGAGGCCGAGCGGCGTTACTACGCCGACCAGGTGTCGCTGTCGACCGTCACGCTCAACCTCGTCTCCGTCGCCGACGCACCCGTGCAGGAGCCGATCACGTTCCTCGACGGCCTCGCGGCCGGCTGGAACGCGTTCGTCGGCTTCTTTGCCGGCCTCGTCGTCGTCTTCGGCGTGCTGCTGCCGTGGATCGTGTTCGCAGCACTCATCACGGGCGTTGTGCTGTTCATCGTGCGGTGGCGGAAGCGTGCGAAGGCTCGCACCGCGGATGCCGCGGCCGGGGCATCCACTCCCGTGGAATCGTGA
- a CDS encoding amidohydrolase family protein: protein MLLVTNALLIPVDDGPDVVPDSWLLVGDDGRIASRGTGTPPSVPAGTEVLDVEGKFVAPGFVSAHSHLFTSATRGLGVDQTLYGWCDSMLGFFANVGPDLMYWNTLHGSLDFLGNGVTTAFDFTDPRLPWEPMIAGARTGGGELRPLEYLTRQADAKADAGIRYINAVGMDVTVGTDDEIFERLAAVVAHDAAADQSLRLKSAVFGAVQWSPRRDAAELELEAMRRFGLINEAHFLETREAVDVQRSKFEWYAEAGVLGPDLIFGHFIQTTPEIIDRAAEAGSGMSWQPASNGRLASGNADLPHILKAGMTVGVGLDDQACTDVADPWGNMRIGIFQQRAATGDPNTMSPELMLRLHTIGSAKVLGIDDRVGSLEVGKFADFLVVDPRRPDIGPLWHPVANYVLACGLRNLKQVYVGGKLVSEDGVSTNPLAAEASAKLHEQLPLVATQHGWPA from the coding sequence ATGCTGCTCGTGACCAACGCCCTGCTCATTCCCGTCGACGACGGGCCCGATGTTGTTCCCGACTCGTGGTTGCTCGTCGGAGACGACGGACGCATCGCCAGCCGCGGCACGGGCACCCCGCCATCCGTTCCCGCCGGCACCGAGGTGCTGGATGTCGAGGGCAAGTTCGTCGCCCCGGGTTTCGTCTCGGCGCACAGTCACCTCTTCACGAGCGCGACTCGCGGTCTCGGCGTCGACCAGACCCTGTACGGCTGGTGCGACTCGATGCTCGGCTTCTTCGCCAACGTGGGCCCCGACCTCATGTACTGGAACACGCTGCACGGCTCCCTCGACTTCCTCGGCAACGGCGTCACGACCGCGTTCGACTTCACCGACCCCCGCCTGCCGTGGGAGCCCATGATCGCGGGCGCCCGCACGGGCGGCGGCGAACTGCGCCCGCTCGAGTACCTCACTCGGCAGGCCGACGCGAAGGCCGACGCGGGCATTCGCTACATCAACGCTGTCGGCATGGATGTCACGGTCGGCACCGACGACGAGATCTTCGAGCGCCTGGCGGCCGTCGTGGCCCACGACGCCGCCGCCGATCAGAGCCTGCGACTGAAGTCGGCGGTGTTCGGCGCGGTGCAGTGGTCACCACGGCGAGACGCGGCCGAGCTCGAGCTCGAGGCCATGCGTCGGTTCGGACTCATCAACGAGGCGCACTTCCTCGAGACGCGTGAAGCGGTGGACGTGCAACGCAGCAAGTTCGAGTGGTACGCCGAGGCCGGCGTGCTCGGGCCGGACCTGATCTTCGGCCACTTCATCCAGACGACGCCCGAGATCATCGACCGCGCCGCGGAGGCGGGTTCTGGCATGTCGTGGCAACCGGCATCCAACGGTCGGCTCGCGAGCGGCAACGCCGACCTGCCGCACATCCTGAAGGCAGGCATGACGGTCGGTGTCGGGCTCGACGACCAGGCCTGCACCGACGTCGCCGACCCGTGGGGCAACATGCGGATCGGCATCTTCCAGCAGCGGGCCGCCACGGGCGACCCGAACACGATGAGCCCGGAGCTCATGCTGCGCCTGCACACGATCGGCTCCGCGAAGGTCCTCGGTATCGACGATCGGGTGGGCAGTCTCGAGGTCGGCAAGTTCGCCGACTTCCTGGTGGTCGACCCGCGTCGCCCCGATATCGGACCGCTGTGGCATCCCGTCGCCAACTACGTGCTCGCGTGTGGGCTGCGCAACCTCAAGCAGGTCTACGTGGGCGGCAAGCTCGTGTCGGAGGACGGGGTCTCGACGAACCCGCTCGCGGCGGAGGCCAGCGCCAAGCTCCACGAGCAGCTTCCGCTCGTCGCGACGCAGCACGGGTGGCCCGCGTAG